The Bombyx mori chromosome 16, ASM3026992v2 region GAGGCTCAGGTAGAATATTTCCACGTTTTGATATTTTGAGCTCCAGTAGCTGCATTACATTAGATTAGTAGACAAACATATACATCTAGAAGTTGAGCCTATGAGAAAAAGAGAATGCTCCTGAATGTTCCAATTCTATTGTGCGTAAACTGcacacatatattttatattttttgccatTCCATTCAAATCGGATCAAGATTTCAAAGCCCACTAGATTCAGTTTGATAAAATAAaccaatttatattaataaaaagcaCAAAAGAACTGACATTTAAAATTTGATCCTATGAAAACTATTGTGATTCAGTCTGGGCATATACTCAAATCCTTTAATGTTTTCGTTTCATTATTGATGCTGGGATTTCTGAATGGCATAATGATTTTTATGTCCAAACTGAGATTTCGTATTGCACATGTTACACGTAATTAAATTCGGTTCAAGTAATGATTACCATAATTATTCACTAATTTTAATAAGCACATATTTCAAGGTAAGCTTTTTCACTTCAGGTTTGAAATGTTCAGACACGAAAATTACTAGAACTTAAGAATGTAATAGGTTTTATATAACACCTCCTGGAAAACGAGGCAAATTAGTTAAagtatctttttaaattttaagaccCAGCGATTTAGCCAGTAGCAACATCGGTTATGTTCTCAGTGATAGTATTTTTCAGCAAGATGTACTATCAAAAATTATAGTTTCGTGGTATGAAAAGATCCTGTTAATGTGTATTTAAGATATTTACCTTTTTTGACATATAATAgacaaaaataatgtaatatttattctataatatCTATGTCTATTCTACTTTTATTAActtgcaataaaatttaaaatctgtTTTTCTCAATCGATAGCATCATTAACACTTCGATAAGTTATGTCAAGCTCCGTGCCCAACACTAGTTGATCGGCTGATCCGTGTTCGATGGACGTATTTctaaatatttagaaaatgattattaattaaattaaataaccaTAATCATGGACGAACACGAGTTTTTCACTCAAACTGTGCAACATTTAGCTCGCTGTTTGTCAAGTATAAATCCAACACCATGGGAAAAAGTGAGTATATAGTGATTTTAACGTTCACCATATTTTGTAATCTTGTTAGAGCACGAATTGAAAGATCATCACTAATCTCAACTACATTTCAAGGACTTCTAGTCTTTAACCATTAAAACTATATAGTAAATTCTTGAATGGAGGAACAGTTAAACTAAAAATCAATGATCTCATTATGACATAAGTATTGTTTTTATCCTCAGCTTACAGTACACACACAAATGAATCACAGGTGTTTACGTTTTGTTTTAACTGTTCTTAATATTCTCCTATAGTCCCTAAATGTTTCGTTTCGAAGACCTTGAACAACTTTcaacttatttaatttcaaaatgtgtctaggtaaaaaaaaaaggttttaaattatgttaattcaaataaaatttgtttgattttatgtatcttaACACGTTTTTAGCCTGTATAAAGTAGAATAttacacataaaaataaataatgtgattattatattttacaaaacttTTAACATACATGATTGTAATTTTGGCTAATTTAGCCATTGTAAAATTGAAAAGTCATAGATGACAAAGctgtaataaaatatactacatagtaaataaaataataaacatactagttaacataaattaaataataattgtaaaaaatagtaaaatacgtaatttaaaaacatcTGCTGTTGAATATCTTAGCGAAACCTTaagcaaaatatatttatgcttCTCGATTAGAATGTGAGTTGTATTGAAGTGAATTACTATCTATTGCTTAATTTATACCTTGAATATatatagtatttataattttcggCATAACAGATGCCATCCtgtacattaaaaattaataagatGTTTAGTTTTACTAGACAACAAACCACTGGTTTGTATCTTTTTGTGTGTCagctcttgttttttttattttttattagatggacgatctcactgcccacctggtgtgaagtggttatcggagctcatagatatctataacataaataGCACCACCCACAttgcgatatgagttctaaggtctcagtacagtacaacagctgccccactcttcaaatcgaaatgcattctgcttcacggcaggaataggcagaatgttgatacctacccatgtggactcacaagacgttctaccaccagtaataaggcaaattataattttgcgggtttaatttttattacataattttattgcttaaacatttgttatgtatgtatttcgTTAGTAAAATCGGTACTTCCCTGCGGGTTCtgaataccgttgcatcgctcgacacgaatgcaccgggcgtcttatcctctaTTCCACAACAAGTTTTAATTTGAgtgacataaaaatatactgaactAGCTTAGATTGACCTTATTGTGGATACAAGTTAAgctgttaatattttaaaaatccataaataatatatttttctacaaTGCCCCAAGCTACAGATATAACAATAGCAGtaatgttttttcaaatttaaatataattaaatagaagtcctgtttcaattaaataaaaatacagaattTAACACTATAAAACTGCAAAACCTTTACTAAGTTATAAATATGTTCTTATCAGCAGTAAAACTTGGAGCTATTAAAACAAATTGATATCTGAATTTTTGTGATATTATGTAACCACATATTTTATGGGAatcaaaatgtattttgtataaATCATACATTTCAGTAACAAAGCATTGGCAttcagaataataaataatgggtAATTCTaagctaaaaatataaaaagtaggaaatataaaatatagttgACTTGGAAGACATTCACCTAGATTTACTACCTCATGAACCTAAGTTTCAAAGTTAATCCTAGTTTAAATCCTAATACTGTTAGCGTGACTCATCAACTTGCTTGGCTTGGTAGAAGAAGCTGTTAATCCCTCATTCCCTCTGTTAAGTAGTGATGCATTCTAGCTCGAAAGGAAGGTAGCTATGAAAATTTGATCTCATGTAAgctattaacaaacaaacaacaaacaacaaataaaaaaaatgactctTGCTCATGACTTAGTTtgacataataaaatacatagtaccattatttacatttaacatcACTTGTATCTTGTAATGGAGACAAGTGTTAATAGCAATATTGTTTTCTCGAGGATAGAAAACTGTCATAATTAAGTCAAACATATAATACCTATATTAGTTGTAATAACACCTGATATAATTGTAGTTCCTAATAGACAAAGACTGAAAATTGAAGgatttacataatttaaaaatttatattcacaGGTAAATACTCTGTTTATGCTGTGCCCACAAGCCAGTTCATCCCTGGTTGTAACATCAAAGAGCCAAGAAGCATCCATAGCATTAGGATTGTACTTCCTACAGAGTGGCCTGCAGCACCAGGACAAACTCCTACCATACTTCTTGAAGGTTCTGAAAAGTCTAACAAATGCACAATTTGAGGAGCCACTGTACAGGACCAAAAATAAAGACCGTAAGTTTATTTTCAGATGGTATTGATTGAACGgttttttatcatattataataagtaTTATCTAACTTTTCCtaatctaaaaatataataataaaccccAATACAGATATTCTCACTGAATATAATATTAGAAATcaatagaattaattaaaatcgtgAATACTCATAAGGAttaccaactaaaaaatagctTTGCATGTTTGTTCAGATTTAGGACATTTCGCTGCATATGGAATTATACAAAGGTTGATCAGGCTATTGATTGTTGAAACGAATATTACGCCTTGGTGcattagtgtattttttttttatggcccttgtattcatacgagcgtacggcccacctgatggtgagtggttaccgtcgcccatggacttcagcaatgccaggggcagagccaagccgctgcctatcccCTCACAGGGCACAATATCTCACCGTGCTGTGTAGTCTAGCTCTAATggataattatttttcaatttttcatgATATATTAGAATATATAAGCCTATATAGGGCTATATAAGaactattttttaaaacaaattaaaacaaaattataatatgaaacatttaaaatacttttattaattcatGGACCACATATGACAGACTTATATTTAATAGTTATCTGGTTGCACTGTGTATTGTAGATATTAAACAACAAAGTATGTAGCATCTTATCTGTAGTTATTCTTTAACATTCGTTACACACCAAGCATGTTGTGACAGTCtagaaattattaatataagaagttttttaatacacttaaaAATTTGTATAACAATAACATCTGGTTGGAATCAATAGTTTTTGGACATCATACATAATAAGAAATAATTCATGTACTCTTCGATTCTTCTTGTCATTGTTTGAAAACAGGATTCTATATTAGAGAAATatctgaaaaattaaaatacctaaactattACTAAATACATACTTTCCTTCTTAACTAAAATTTAGAACAACTTATTACTAAATATCCAAAAATATGTATCATACTTTACTGAGAAAACATTCGCCCTGAGTTAAGGGCGTAAAGGAGTTAAGGGCGCCGTTAAGGGCCTCGTCATTGATCTCGAATAAGGAAAAAGATCCTACTCTGCCATTATGAAATGTAAGAATTCAGtgggaaaaaaattataagacaGATTACCCACATTACTTTCCGAATCCATTGCTACTACCGGCTTCGCCGCCGCCTCCGGCTCCGGCATTAGCGCCGAATTGGAAACCAGCGCCACCTCCGGCTCCGGCGCCGGCATCAGAACCGGCACCGCCACCGGCATTGGCACCAAAGCCGATACCGGCATTAGTTCCTCCTTCTATTAAGATTAGAAATTTTGCAAaaagtacataaaatattaacactGCACAGTCGAAAGTTCCgtattagcttttttttattttttttattgcttagatgggtggacgagctcacagcccacctagtgttaattggttactggagcccacagacatctaaaacgtaaatgcgccacccaccttgaggtataagttctaaggtctcagtatagttaaaacggctgccccagccttcaaaccgaaacgcattactgcttcacggcagaaataggcggggtggtggtacctacccgtgcggattcacaagagttcctaccaccaatatGGCTTCTCGTATAACACCTAATAATCATTTGGGAAGTAAAAAGGTGGCACGTGGCGTGATGGTAATTACAtgcccgatcctgtggaccgaatggtaaacagtcgacgtcggtctaaacacgtcattacgaattctcccgatccattaacggtgcttttgggtacctcaagcaccagtcaccgtcctcgccgaacccgtcgcttgcgacgaagggctcgacgagcgaattaacccatagaaacagcccactgagtttctcgtcggatcttctcagtgagtcgcgtttccgatccggtggtagattctgcgaagcactgctcttgctagccccgagagctcacctatacgtcaaggagaagctgaaatagcctctcaaataaatatttacggtCATAAGCCCAATGAGCTACTGAAGCTTTATAAGCTAAGCTAAGAAGACTATCACAGTGCTATTCTTTAATAGGTAATGTTTATATGAcgttataatattttcttcggttttcatacgaatttcattcatttcataGTTTAGCGTTTACTATTTTTTGAAGTTACGCAGAATACTTTACAGCTATTACACGCTACTACTATTACTAGCTATTACTAGCCACTACACGCAATTTAAATATTGTGCATTTgagtttatttattagatatttgaatataataatattaatgttgaTGAATAACACACAATACCTTAGTAGttcatgaaaattttaaagtattcgaATCGTTACACagaatcaaattaaaatgtataataagcGCAAGATTAAACCGTGAAAGTGGTTTTAACTATATCTCATCACAAAGCGAATTAGACCATTATTTAAGTTAACAAAAAGACAAtagttaaaattaaacagtttcAAATACAATCGGCAACGTTCTGAGGAACCGGATTAACATGAAGTTGAAAACCtgaaaacttaaattaaatttaataaaaaaaagagtcgtAGTAAAACTAAAAGTATCATTTAAAACAGAGAactaacgagtccattctaagggagttaaacatccgaaaaaggctctcttccatctgccgggaacgagttatgagcttcttcggacacatcatgcggtctcccagacatgaattagagaagctcataattgcgggtcgcatagagggcaagcgcgccgtgggcagaacaccagccagatggttagatctagtaagagaagcacttggtggtagtctgtaccacgCGGTCCacgccacccatgatcgaacagagtggaagaacgtcacatgtggtcgcgatcctcagcagtgagggaacgatatagaagaattaAAAGAGAAGCTCGCAGATTTCTCGGGGCTAGGTTGCGGTTTGGCTCTGATGACGTCATTTCTGACGCACAACCACAATCGTTGGGTCATACGATCGTAcgatttttaaagtaattaaactCTCGCCAAAAATTACAGAGTAAATTCAATGAATTGGCGTGATTTTTTAAAAAGACAGCTCGTTTtatattcaaaacaaaatattataaaaaaatgtatttgtaaagTTGAAACTTACCGGCGCCGCCCTGTTGTAAgctctgaaataaaaatatagtttagataaaaaaaaaagattaaaaggaATCAGATTAAAATTCGACAATAAAGACTTACACTCCCGACCATCATAActacaaaaaagattatagcagTACTTTTGTACATCGTGAACCGAATAAATAGCGAGACTGGTGCTATAGTGAACAGAATTTGcatgttttatatattaaacgAGATTTATATCATGTAAATTATGatgataatataattgtttGATTGAAACATGAACggaagctgtttttttttaaaaacaacaattttcaaATAGTTAACAGGTATAGAGCATGATCTAGGGCTGTGCCTCAATAcggatttattttaaataatacaaatatagaATTTTTCAGGAAgatgttattataaatttatttactggtggtaggacctcttgtgagtccgcacgggtaggtaccaccgccccgcctatttctgccgtgaagcagtaatgcgtttcggtttgaagggtggggcagccgttgtaactatactgagaccttagaacttatatctctaggtatgtggcgcgtttacgttgtagatatctatgggttccagtaatcacttaacaccgggtgggctgtgagctcgtccacaaatcaagtcaataaaaaaagtaataataataataatcgatttttatataaatctgTACACGGCATATCGTAATTTCATATTTACAATGTCGTCCATTCGgttctaattttaatataagcTTTGTTCGCTAAGGTTTTCAATCTAAAAAAAGGCatgtgaaaattaaatatttttaatctctAAGTAAATAGTGCTAAtagtgaccttagaacttatatctcaagatgggtggcgcatttacgttctagatgtctatgggctccagtaaccacttaacaccaggtgggctgtgagctcgtccaccaatctaagcaataaaaaaaaaaaaaaaaaattaaataataaccaGGTTAACAGTGACGAAAGCACAAAAACTTACACCGAATGAGCTAAGGCCCGTAAATTCTTACGATATAATGTCTCGTATTgtcgaaattataattaaaaaatatgaacaatgGTTCGAATATAACACATTAATTAAAACGCTATACAATGCTGCTTATATTTATTCTTCTTACGCtatatgagaccttagaacttatatctcaaggtgggtggcgcatttacgttgtggatgtctatgggctccagtaaccacttaacaccaggtggactgtgagctcatccacccatctgagcaataaaaaaacttcagaggtgtcaagggacacccggatggaacgaaattcctttcgattaatta contains the following coding sequences:
- the LOC101743318 gene encoding uncharacterized protein LOC101743318 — its product is MQILFTIAPVSLFIRFTMYKSTAIIFFVVMMVGSSLQQGGAEGGTNAGIGFGANAGGGAGSDAGAGAGGGAGFQFGANAGAGGGGEAGSSNGFGK